In Sulfitobacter sp. OXR-159, one DNA window encodes the following:
- a CDS encoding S49 family peptidase has protein sequence MRIRLPFLKSPPSVSVIRLSGMIGSQGRAVLNDATMAPVIEKAFAKGKPAAVALEINSPGGSPVQSSLIGARIRRLAEEKNIPVIAFVEDVAASGGYWLAAAADEIYADPSSVVGSIGVISASFGVHEFIREHGVERRVYTAGQSKSMLDPFRPENPEDVARLKTLLEDIHENFIDHVKTRRAGKLPEGQDLFTGEIWLAKRAAELGLIDGVGHLKPLLKERFGDKVKLRRYGVKRGLLSRFGVQMVQDAVQGIEERAAYARFGL, from the coding sequence ATGAGAATTCGGCTGCCCTTCCTTAAATCCCCGCCCAGCGTTTCCGTGATCCGGCTTTCCGGCATGATCGGCTCGCAGGGCCGCGCGGTGTTGAACGATGCGACCATGGCTCCGGTCATCGAAAAGGCCTTTGCCAAGGGCAAGCCTGCCGCTGTCGCGTTGGAGATTAACTCTCCCGGTGGCAGCCCGGTGCAATCGTCGTTGATCGGCGCGCGTATTCGGCGGTTGGCGGAGGAAAAGAACATCCCCGTTATCGCATTTGTCGAAGATGTCGCGGCCTCAGGCGGCTATTGGCTGGCGGCTGCGGCGGATGAGATTTACGCGGACCCAAGCTCGGTTGTGGGCTCCATTGGGGTGATCTCGGCCTCCTTTGGGGTGCATGAGTTCATTCGCGAGCATGGGGTCGAGCGGCGCGTCTATACGGCAGGGCAGAGCAAATCCATGCTCGACCCCTTCCGCCCGGAAAACCCCGAAGATGTCGCGCGGCTGAAAACGCTGCTCGAAGATATTCATGAAAACTTTATCGACCATGTGAAGACACGCCGTGCGGGCAAATTGCCCGAGGGGCAAGACCTCTTTACCGGGGAAATCTGGCTGGCGAAACGCGCCGCCGAACTGGGCTTGATCGACGGTGTCGGCCATCTGAAACCGCTGTTGAAAGAGCGCTTTGGTGACAAGGTGAAACTGCGCCGCTACGGCGTGAAACGCGGGCTTCTGTCGCGCTTTGGCGTGCAGATGGTGCAGGACGCGGTGCAGGGCATAGAGGAACGCGCGGCCTATGCGCGGTTTGGTCTCTAG
- a CDS encoding calcium/sodium antiporter, whose product MLMPWLLSGLGLVILLFAGDALVKGAVNLSLRLGVPALIVSLTIVAFGTSAPELLISVKAILDNAPGLALGNVVGSNTANILMVLGIPALLATMHTSECSTHKTYNQMIAASLLFIALAFRGVFDWISGLILLSGLAYMLYDAFGDAKDHRRACRSGEVEEEEEPEGADPDMAGWQIALFLILGLIGLPLGASLLVDNATLIAQTYGVSDTVIGLTLVAVGTSLPELATTVMAALRRQADVALGNVIGSNMFNLLAIIGIASLVGPISVDEAFLRIDLWVMLGASLLLIPFVYLGRDITRLWGVALSALYGLYLVIILI is encoded by the coding sequence ATGCTGATGCCGTGGCTACTTTCGGGGCTTGGCCTCGTGATCCTGCTGTTTGCGGGGGATGCTCTGGTCAAAGGGGCGGTGAATCTGTCGCTGCGCCTTGGGGTGCCCGCGCTGATCGTCAGTTTGACGATCGTGGCCTTTGGTACCTCTGCGCCGGAACTGCTGATCTCGGTTAAGGCGATCTTGGACAACGCGCCGGGTTTGGCGCTTGGGAATGTCGTCGGGTCGAACACGGCTAACATCCTGATGGTGCTGGGCATTCCCGCGCTGTTGGCGACGATGCACACCTCCGAATGCAGCACGCACAAGACCTATAATCAGATGATCGCGGCCTCGCTGCTCTTTATCGCGTTGGCCTTCCGCGGTGTGTTCGACTGGATCTCGGGGCTGATCCTGCTCTCCGGTCTGGCCTATATGCTCTACGACGCTTTCGGCGATGCCAAAGATCACCGCCGCGCCTGCCGCAGCGGGGAGGTTGAGGAAGAGGAAGAGCCCGAAGGCGCCGACCCCGACATGGCGGGCTGGCAGATTGCACTGTTCCTGATCCTTGGGCTGATCGGCTTGCCCTTGGGTGCGAGCCTTTTGGTGGATAATGCGACGCTCATCGCCCAGACCTACGGTGTCAGCGACACGGTGATCGGCCTGACACTGGTGGCAGTGGGCACGTCGCTGCCTGAACTGGCGACCACGGTGATGGCCGCACTGCGCCGTCAGGCGGATGTGGCGCTTGGGAACGTCATTGGTTCGAACATGTTCAACCTGCTGGCTATTATCGGCATCGCAAGCCTTGTCGGTCCGATTTCGGTCGACGAAGCCTTCTTGCGGATCGACCTGTGGGTGATGCTGGGCGCGTCACTGCTGCTGATCCCCTTCGTCTATCTGGGGCGCGATATCACGCGGCTTTGGGGTGTGGCGCTGAGCGCGCTTTACGGGCTTTATTTGGTAATCATCCTGATCTGA
- the uvrC gene encoding excinuclease ABC subunit UvrC translates to MTTPNDSPPPQGRQVIQAYLKSLDSSPGVYRMLDAESRVLYVGKAQNLRARVSSYARPTGHSGRISRMIANTASMMFLTTKTETEALLLEQNLIKQLKPKFNVLLRDDKSFPNILVTADHDYPQIKKHRGAKKEKGSYYGPFASAGAVNRTLNQLQRVFLLRDCSNAMFDSRTRPCLQHQIKRCSAPCVGKISAEEYRQTVRDAERFLSGKSTEIQGRLAQDMAEASEAMEFERAAALRDRIKALTQVQTAQGINPQGVNEADIIALHMEGGQACVQVFFIRANQNWGNRDYYPRVGADVDAAEVLEAFIGQFYDTREPPRQLILSNEIENPDLMAEALSGKIGRKVELLVPQRGEKAELVDGALRNARESLARKMAETATQTKLLQGLADAFDLPKPPDRIEVYDNSHIQGTNAVGAMIVAGPEGMMKNQYRKFNIRGDDLTPGDDFGMMKEVLHRRFKRLIKEDPDRSRGLWPDLLLIDGGAGQVSAVASIMAQHGVQDIPMVGVAKGIDRDAGKEEFHRVGKRVMALRHNDPVLYFVQRLRDEAHRFAIGTHRAKRAKGVSATPLDDVPGVGAARKRALLAHFGSAKAVGRANLSDLKAVEGVSDALAETIYGYFHEKG, encoded by the coding sequence ATGACCACGCCAAACGACAGCCCACCGCCGCAAGGCCGCCAAGTGATTCAGGCCTATCTGAAGTCGCTCGATTCCTCGCCGGGCGTCTACCGGATGCTCGATGCGGAGAGCCGCGTGCTCTATGTTGGCAAGGCGCAGAACCTGCGCGCGCGGGTGTCGTCCTATGCGCGGCCGACGGGGCATTCGGGCCGCATTTCGCGGATGATTGCCAATACCGCTTCGATGATGTTTTTGACCACGAAGACGGAAACCGAGGCGCTGCTTCTCGAACAGAACCTGATCAAGCAGCTCAAGCCCAAGTTCAACGTGCTGCTGCGCGACGACAAAAGCTTTCCCAATATCCTTGTCACCGCTGATCACGACTATCCGCAGATCAAGAAACACCGCGGCGCGAAGAAGGAAAAGGGCAGCTATTATGGCCCCTTCGCCAGCGCGGGCGCGGTGAACCGGACGCTCAACCAGTTGCAGCGGGTCTTCCTGCTGCGGGACTGTTCCAATGCGATGTTCGACAGCCGCACACGGCCCTGTCTGCAACACCAAATCAAACGCTGCTCGGCCCCCTGCGTCGGCAAGATCTCGGCCGAGGAATACCGCCAGACCGTCCGTGATGCGGAGCGGTTTCTGAGTGGCAAATCGACCGAGATTCAGGGCCGTCTGGCGCAGGACATGGCCGAGGCATCTGAGGCGATGGAGTTTGAACGCGCCGCCGCTCTGCGCGACCGGATCAAGGCGCTGACGCAGGTGCAAACGGCCCAAGGCATTAACCCGCAAGGGGTGAACGAGGCCGACATCATCGCGCTCCATATGGAGGGCGGACAGGCCTGCGTGCAGGTCTTCTTCATTCGCGCCAACCAGAATTGGGGCAACCGGGATTACTACCCCCGCGTCGGGGCCGATGTAGACGCCGCCGAGGTGCTGGAGGCTTTCATCGGCCAGTTCTACGACACCCGCGAGCCGCCGCGGCAGTTGATCCTGAGCAATGAGATCGAAAACCCCGATCTGATGGCCGAAGCGCTGAGCGGCAAGATCGGTCGCAAGGTGGAACTGTTGGTGCCACAGCGGGGCGAGAAAGCCGAACTGGTCGACGGTGCCCTGCGCAACGCGCGCGAAAGCCTAGCCCGCAAGATGGCCGAGACAGCGACCCAGACCAAGCTGCTTCAAGGGCTGGCCGATGCCTTTGATCTGCCAAAACCGCCCGATCGGATCGAGGTTTACGACAACTCGCACATCCAAGGCACCAATGCGGTGGGCGCGATGATTGTCGCGGGCCCCGAAGGGATGATGAAAAACCAGTACCGCAAGTTCAACATCCGCGGCGATGACCTGACCCCCGGTGATGACTTTGGCATGATGAAAGAGGTGCTGCACCGCCGGTTTAAACGCCTGATTAAAGAAGACCCAGACCGCAGCCGTGGGCTTTGGCCCGATCTGTTGCTGATTGATGGGGGCGCCGGGCAGGTGAGCGCCGTGGCCTCTATTATGGCGCAGCATGGGGTGCAGGACATTCCGATGGTCGGCGTCGCCAAGGGTATTGATCGGGATGCGGGCAAGGAAGAGTTCCACCGTGTCGGCAAGCGCGTCATGGCGCTGCGGCACAATGATCCGGTGCTTTATTTCGTGCAGCGGCTGCGTGACGAGGCGCACCGTTTCGCCATCGGCACCCACCGCGCGAAACGCGCCAAGGGTGTCAGTGCCACGCCGCTCGATGATGTGCCGGGCGTCGGGGCTGCGCGCAAACGCGCGCTTTTGGCGCATTTCGGCTCGGCCAAGGCGGTGGGCCGCGCGAACCTCAGTGATCTTAAGGCCGTCGAAGGGGTGTCGGATGCGCTGGCAGAGACAATTTATGGCTACTTCCATGAAAAGGGTTAG
- the moaD gene encoding molybdopterin converting factor subunit 1 — MDVLYFAWVRERIGLPREQVESTAATVAELVEELRGREERYEMAFSDLSALRVAVDQELTDFDAPLNGAREVAFFPPMTGG, encoded by the coding sequence ATGGATGTCCTCTATTTTGCATGGGTTCGCGAACGCATCGGTCTGCCGCGTGAACAGGTGGAAAGCACCGCCGCGACTGTGGCTGAACTGGTCGAGGAATTACGTGGCCGAGAGGAGCGTTACGAGATGGCGTTTTCTGACCTCTCCGCATTGCGCGTGGCTGTGGATCAGGAGTTGACCGATTTCGACGCCCCGCTGAATGGCGCGCGCGAAGTGGCCTTTTTCCCTCCGATGACCGGGGGCTGA
- a CDS encoding 16S rRNA (uracil(1498)-N(3))-methyltransferase — MNAKIRLYVDQPLGQGQTVPLAREQAHYLFGVMRLSVGAGVLLFNGRDGEWLAEVAEAGKRGGVLTCVEQTRPLQMPPDLWLLFAPIKKTRTDFIVEKAAEMGASRIVPVMTDFTNAGRVQQPRLQAHAVEAAEQCGGTYVPEVAEAVKLGRLLDQWDSTRQIMFCDEALAGESGALPTGTGGPWAILIGPEGGFSEGERKRLHGFDHAHAVTLGPRILRADTAAVAAMTMWQQALGDW, encoded by the coding sequence ATGAATGCGAAAATCAGATTGTATGTAGATCAGCCCTTGGGGCAGGGGCAAACGGTTCCTTTGGCGCGCGAGCAGGCGCATTATCTCTTTGGGGTGATGCGGCTGTCGGTCGGGGCCGGGGTGCTTTTGTTCAACGGGCGCGATGGCGAATGGCTAGCCGAGGTCGCTGAGGCGGGCAAACGCGGCGGGGTTCTGACCTGTGTCGAACAGACCCGCCCGTTGCAGATGCCGCCGGATCTGTGGCTGCTTTTCGCGCCGATCAAAAAGACCCGGACAGATTTTATTGTTGAAAAAGCCGCCGAGATGGGCGCCTCGCGCATTGTCCCGGTGATGACCGACTTCACCAACGCAGGCCGCGTGCAGCAGCCGCGCCTTCAGGCCCATGCGGTCGAAGCGGCAGAGCAATGCGGCGGCACCTATGTGCCCGAGGTGGCCGAGGCAGTGAAGCTAGGGCGGCTGCTGGATCAATGGGACAGCACCCGGCAGATCATGTTCTGCGATGAGGCTTTAGCCGGAGAGAGCGGCGCGCTTCCCACGGGGACAGGCGGACCATGGGCCATTCTCATCGGTCCCGAAGGTGGGTTTTCGGAAGGAGAACGCAAGCGCTTGCACGGGTTTGATCATGCCCACGCCGTCACACTGGGGCCGCGCATCCTGCGGGCCGATACGGCGGCGGTGGCGGCGATGACCATGTGGCAGCAGGCTTTGGGAGATTGGTGA
- a CDS encoding molybdenum cofactor biosynthesis protein MoaE: MRVLVQEAPFDLAEETARFAKGEGGSGAIVTFTGVVRDNDAGTLSAMEIEHYPGMTEKALSEIAQQAVTRFDLQDALVIHRHGRLVPGEQIMMVATAARHRRSAFEAAEFLMDYLKSRAPFWKREITAEGEAWVAAKDEDEAALERW; this comes from the coding sequence ATGCGCGTTTTGGTGCAGGAAGCGCCCTTTGATCTGGCCGAGGAAACCGCACGTTTCGCCAAGGGCGAGGGCGGCAGCGGTGCGATTGTGACCTTTACCGGCGTTGTGCGCGACAATGATGCAGGCACGCTGAGCGCGATGGAGATCGAACATTACCCCGGCATGACCGAAAAGGCGCTGAGCGAGATTGCGCAGCAGGCCGTTACGCGGTTCGATCTGCAAGATGCGCTGGTGATCCACCGCCATGGGCGTCTGGTGCCGGGCGAACAGATCATGATGGTCGCCACGGCAGCGCGGCATCGCCGCAGCGCATTCGAGGCGGCGGAGTTTTTGATGGACTACCTCAAATCCCGCGCGCCATTCTGGAAGCGCGAGATCACGGCTGAGGGGGAGGCGTGGGTCGCTGCGAAAGACGAAGATGAGGCCGCGCTAGAGCGCTGGTAA
- the pgsA gene encoding CDP-diacylglycerol--glycerol-3-phosphate 3-phosphatidyltransferase, which yields MKWNLPNILTLLRLVAAPGVAVMFLYFTRPYADWFALVLFVGAAVTDWFDGYLARAWGQETKLGAMLDPIADKAMVVIALMVIVAFSSWSPWLVLPATLILFREVFVSGLREYLGDVAGTLKVTQLAKWKTTLQMIAIAVLFSQGVFEHYLGMSVFGMDQQMIEAILDGEVEDTLGLGWKLAGMEWAGLLGLVLLWIAAVLTAITGFDYLRKALPHLKEPI from the coding sequence ATGAAATGGAATTTGCCCAATATCCTGACCCTGCTCAGGCTGGTCGCGGCCCCCGGTGTGGCGGTCATGTTTCTCTATTTTACGCGGCCCTACGCCGACTGGTTCGCATTGGTGCTCTTTGTCGGGGCGGCGGTGACGGATTGGTTTGACGGCTATCTTGCCCGCGCTTGGGGGCAGGAAACCAAACTGGGCGCCATGCTCGACCCGATTGCCGACAAAGCGATGGTCGTGATCGCGCTGATGGTGATCGTGGCCTTTTCCAGCTGGTCGCCGTGGCTGGTGCTGCCCGCCACGCTGATCCTGTTTCGGGAAGTCTTTGTCTCGGGCCTGCGTGAATATCTGGGCGACGTGGCGGGCACTTTGAAGGTCACCCAACTGGCCAAGTGGAAGACGACCCTGCAGATGATCGCGATCGCCGTGCTGTTCTCGCAAGGCGTGTTCGAACATTATCTTGGGATGAGCGTTTTCGGCATGGACCAGCAGATGATCGAAGCGATCCTTGATGGCGAGGTCGAAGATACTCTGGGGCTGGGTTGGAAGCTCGCCGGGATGGAATGGGCCGGGCTGTTGGGGCTGGTCCTGCTGTGGATCGCCGCGGTGCTGACCGCCATCACCGGCTTTGACTACCTGCGCAAGGCGCTGCCACATCTGAAGGAGCCAATCTAA
- a CDS encoding SDR family oxidoreductase, translated as MRRALVTGAGQRLGRAMALYLGQRGFDVAVHYATSRAGAEATAAEITAMGRRAVALQADLLDDTAAGALLPRAAEALGGPITCLVNNASIFEQDDIASASRESWDRHMGSNLRAPFVLTQAMAGQGLMPEVDAGGEPRARGLIVNMLDQRVRNLTPEYTTYTIAKMGLWAMTRTTAQALAPAIRVNGIGPGPTLQGTHQDAEDFAAQRRGTVLGRGANPEDITAALGYFIDSPGVTGQLICTDGGEHLQWDTSPKSPRN; from the coding sequence ATGCGGCGGGCATTGGTGACCGGAGCCGGGCAACGTCTGGGCCGCGCCATGGCGCTCTATCTCGGGCAGCGGGGCTTTGACGTGGCGGTGCATTACGCCACCTCGCGTGCCGGGGCCGAAGCAACCGCCGCTGAGATTACGGCCATGGGCCGTCGCGCCGTGGCCCTGCAAGCCGACCTTTTGGACGATACCGCAGCCGGGGCGCTGTTGCCCCGCGCGGCAGAGGCGCTTGGCGGGCCGATCACCTGCCTTGTGAACAACGCCTCGATATTCGAGCAGGACGATATCGCGAGCGCCAGCCGTGAAAGCTGGGACCGCCATATGGGCAGCAACCTGCGGGCGCCCTTCGTGTTGACGCAGGCGATGGCGGGGCAGGGGCTGATGCCCGAGGTCGACGCCGGGGGCGAGCCGCGTGCGCGCGGTTTGATCGTCAATATGCTGGACCAGCGGGTGCGCAACCTGACGCCGGAATACACCACCTATACGATCGCCAAGATGGGCCTTTGGGCAATGACGCGCACCACTGCGCAGGCGCTGGCCCCGGCGATCCGGGTCAATGGCATCGGTCCCGGCCCCACGTTACAAGGCACGCACCAAGACGCCGAAGACTTTGCCGCGCAGCGCCGCGGCACGGTTTTGGGCCGGGGGGCAAATCCAGAGGATATCACGGCGGCACTGGGCTATTTCATCGATTCGCCGGGCGTCACAGGGCAGCTTATCTGCACCGATGGCGGCGAACATTTGCAGTGGGATACAAGCCCTAAAAGCCCCCGAAACTGA
- a CDS encoding VOC family protein — MAKLAHSMIRVLDEAASVKFYEDVFGLKIADRLDFDSFTLIYLRDAAGDFELELTVNKDRDTPYNLGDGYGHLAFVVEDLEAARETAIKAGAAPRDIVDFRPAGETVAKFFFVADPDGYQIEVIEKDGRFA; from the coding sequence ATGGCCAAACTCGCCCATTCCATGATCCGCGTCCTTGATGAGGCGGCATCGGTGAAATTCTACGAAGACGTTTTCGGGCTGAAGATTGCGGACCGTTTGGATTTCGACAGCTTCACCCTGATCTACCTGCGCGACGCTGCGGGCGATTTTGAGCTGGAACTGACGGTCAACAAGGACCGCGACACGCCCTATAATCTGGGTGACGGTTATGGCCATCTGGCCTTTGTGGTCGAAGACCTCGAAGCCGCCCGCGAGACTGCGATCAAAGCCGGTGCCGCCCCGCGTGACATCGTCGATTTTCGCCCTGCGGGGGAGACTGTGGCGAAGTTCTTCTTTGTGGCGGACCCTGATGGCTATCAGATCGAAGTCATAGAAAAAGACGGGCGCTTCGCCTAA
- a CDS encoding OmpA family protein, with translation MRLSAIFMIALTFAAAGVVSLVAASFSVQLIEDTSEIGVRDALDDQGMTWAEVQADGLQVTLAGIAPTEAVRFRALSTAGTVVDAARVIDEMEVEAQSGIAPPRFSAEVLRNDAGISIIGLIPTSTDREAVIDAFGDMAGDATVTDLLESADYPAPEGWEDALNFAVRAMADLPRAKASVDAGRVTITAIADSAAAKAQMERKLQRAAPPSLRLRLDIAAPRPVITPFTLRFEIDAEGARFDACSADTEAAANRILKAGIAAGASESADCTIGLGVPSPNWGRAVALAIEALSRVGQGAISFADADITLLAAPGTESNTFDRVVGELENALPDVFALTAKLPKVEDPDAGPPEFTATLSPEGQVQLRGRLSTEGLRDLADSYAKSHFGSANVYTAARLDETLPDDWATRVLTGLEAMASLANGSVNVTPDRLEVMGNTGNKDANTTVASLLADKLGEGADYSIDITYQEKLDPIAGLPTPEECEAEIREILKIGKITFEPGSATIDAAALGTMDDIAEVLKRCGDIPLEIQGYTDSQGRESMNLSLSQSRAESVLNELRARRVLTSSFLAKGYGEENPIADNKTEEGREANRRIEFRLIQPESETPEDETALESAEETGDTTAEEIGESDETEEGSGDEQN, from the coding sequence ATGCGCCTCTCCGCCATTTTCATGATCGCCCTGACCTTTGCAGCCGCAGGGGTGGTCTCTCTCGTGGCGGCAAGCTTTTCGGTGCAGTTGATCGAGGATACTTCTGAAATCGGTGTGCGTGACGCGCTGGACGATCAGGGCATGACATGGGCCGAGGTGCAGGCCGATGGTCTGCAAGTCACCCTCGCCGGGATCGCCCCGACCGAGGCCGTGCGTTTCCGCGCCCTGTCGACCGCAGGCACCGTGGTCGACGCCGCTCGCGTGATCGACGAGATGGAGGTCGAGGCCCAATCCGGCATCGCCCCGCCGCGTTTCTCTGCCGAGGTTCTGCGCAATGATGCGGGCATCTCGATCATTGGCCTGATCCCCACCAGCACCGACCGCGAGGCGGTGATCGACGCCTTTGGCGACATGGCCGGTGACGCCACGGTAACCGACCTGTTGGAATCCGCAGACTATCCAGCCCCCGAAGGCTGGGAAGACGCGCTGAACTTTGCGGTGCGTGCCATGGCGGACCTGCCCCGCGCCAAAGCCTCGGTCGATGCGGGGCGGGTGACGATTACCGCCATCGCCGACAGCGCCGCCGCCAAGGCGCAGATGGAGCGCAAACTGCAGCGCGCGGCCCCGCCCAGCCTGCGGCTGCGGCTCGACATCGCAGCACCCCGCCCGGTGATCACCCCCTTTACCCTGCGGTTTGAGATCGACGCGGAAGGCGCGCGTTTCGATGCTTGCTCTGCCGATACCGAAGCCGCCGCCAACCGCATCCTGAAAGCGGGCATCGCCGCCGGCGCGTCAGAAAGTGCCGATTGCACCATCGGTCTGGGTGTGCCCAGCCCGAACTGGGGCCGCGCCGTGGCGCTGGCCATCGAAGCGCTGAGCCGCGTGGGCCAAGGCGCCATTTCTTTCGCGGATGCAGACATTACATTGCTGGCCGCACCCGGCACTGAGTCCAACACCTTCGACCGCGTTGTGGGCGAGTTGGAAAACGCCCTGCCGGATGTTTTCGCCCTGACTGCGAAACTGCCGAAAGTCGAAGACCCCGACGCAGGCCCGCCCGAATTCACCGCCACCCTCTCGCCCGAGGGGCAGGTGCAACTGCGCGGACGGCTCTCGACCGAGGGGCTGCGCGATCTGGCGGACAGCTACGCGAAATCGCATTTCGGATCGGCCAATGTCTATACCGCCGCACGTCTGGACGAGACCCTGCCGGACGATTGGGCCACCCGCGTCCTGACCGGGCTGGAGGCCATGGCCTCGCTCGCCAACGGCTCTGTCAACGTCACGCCCGACCGGCTTGAGGTGATGGGCAACACCGGCAACAAGGATGCGAACACCACCGTTGCCTCACTCTTGGCCGACAAGCTGGGCGAAGGTGCGGATTACAGCATCGACATCACCTATCAAGAAAAGCTCGACCCCATCGCGGGTCTGCCCACACCCGAAGAATGCGAAGCCGAGATTCGCGAAATCCTGAAAATCGGCAAGATCACTTTCGAGCCGGGCAGCGCCACGATCGACGCGGCCGCTCTGGGCACGATGGATGATATCGCCGAGGTGCTGAAACGCTGCGGTGACATCCCGCTGGAAATTCAGGGCTACACCGACAGCCAAGGCCGCGAATCGATGAACCTGTCGCTGTCGCAAAGCCGCGCTGAATCGGTTCTGAACGAATTGCGCGCCCGCCGGGTGCTGACCTCGTCCTTCCTTGCCAAAGGCTATGGCGAAGAAAACCCCATCGCCGACAACAAGACCGAGGAAGGCCGCGAAGCCAACCGCCGCATCGAATTCCGCCTGATCCAACCTGAGTCTGAGACGCCCGAAGACGAAACAGCGCTGGAATCTGCGGAAGAAACGGGCGATACCACGGCAGAAGAGATCGGGGAATCCGACGAAACCGAAGAAGGCAGCGGTGATGAGCAGAACTGA
- a CDS encoding ABC transporter permease, with the protein MNWTAIKAIYAFEMARFFRTITQSIISPVLSTSLYFVVFGAAIGSRIEEVEGVSYGAFIVPGLIMLSVITQSISNASFGIYFPKFIGTVYELLSAPINFFEIVIGYVGAAATKALFIGTIILITAFFFVDITIQHPIAMVAFLILTCISFALMGFIIGIWAGNFEQLQLVPLLIVTPLVFLGGSFYSISMLPPVWQVISHFNPVVYLISGFRWAFFGSADVPILTSLAAIALFTALCLGVIWWIFRTGWRLRA; encoded by the coding sequence ATGAACTGGACCGCGATCAAAGCCATCTACGCGTTCGAGATGGCACGGTTTTTCCGAACCATCACGCAGAGTATCATCTCTCCGGTGCTGTCGACCTCGCTCTACTTCGTTGTTTTCGGCGCAGCCATCGGCAGCCGGATCGAAGAGGTCGAGGGTGTGAGCTATGGCGCCTTCATTGTGCCGGGTCTGATCATGCTCAGCGTCATCACGCAGTCGATCTCAAACGCCTCTTTCGGCATCTATTTCCCGAAATTTATCGGCACGGTCTATGAATTGCTCTCGGCCCCAATCAACTTTTTCGAGATCGTCATCGGATATGTCGGTGCGGCGGCCACCAAGGCGCTGTTCATCGGCACGATCATCCTGATTACGGCGTTTTTCTTTGTCGATATAACCATCCAGCATCCCATCGCCATGGTCGCTTTCCTGATCCTGACCTGTATCAGCTTCGCGCTAATGGGCTTTATCATCGGCATCTGGGCAGGGAATTTTGAGCAGTTACAACTTGTGCCGCTCTTGATCGTCACGCCGCTGGTCTTCCTTGGCGGGTCTTTCTACTCGATCTCGATGCTGCCGCCGGTTTGGCAGGTGATCTCGCACTTCAATCCGGTGGTCTATCTGATCTCAGGTTTCCGCTGGGCATTTTTCGGCTCTGCCGATGTGCCGATCCTGACCAGCCTTGCGGCAATCGCGCTGTTTACGGCGCTTTGCCTCGGTGTGATCTGGTGGATTTTCCGCACCGGCTGGCGTCTGCGGGCCTGA
- the ubiA gene encoding 4-hydroxybenzoate octaprenyltransferase — protein sequence MHNQPPSPDATPDAPVADAVTDNWVDRYAPAGLRPYLRLSRADRPIGTWLLLLPCWWGLSLAILFDQSPRWEDLWIFAGCGIGAFLMRGAGCTWNDITDRNIDGKVARTRSRPIPSGAVTVKQALAWMVGQMLLALLILLSFNQAAIAMGVLALLPVAVYPFAKRFTWWPQVFLGLAFNWGAMLAWTAHAGTLHAPAVVLYLAGIAWTLFYDTIYAHQDAEDDALIGVKSTARLFGENSGKWLRRFLMATVGLMGIAVIYAGLPEASVLALAIALGGPWAMGWHMAWQLRGLDTKDNAKLLQLFRANRDTGMIPLLFFAASLLA from the coding sequence ATGCACAACCAGCCGCCTTCGCCAGATGCTACGCCCGATGCGCCTGTTGCCGATGCTGTGACCGACAATTGGGTCGACCGTTACGCCCCTGCCGGGCTGCGCCCCTACCTGCGGCTGAGCCGTGCGGACCGGCCCATCGGCACATGGCTGTTGCTGCTGCCCTGCTGGTGGGGGTTGAGCCTTGCGATCCTGTTTGACCAATCGCCACGGTGGGAGGATCTGTGGATCTTCGCAGGCTGCGGCATCGGCGCCTTTCTGATGCGAGGGGCGGGCTGTACGTGGAACGACATCACCGACCGCAACATCGACGGCAAGGTCGCGCGCACCCGCTCGCGACCGATCCCTTCGGGGGCGGTCACGGTAAAACAGGCGCTGGCGTGGATGGTGGGGCAAATGCTGCTGGCGCTGCTGATACTGCTTTCCTTTAACCAAGCGGCCATTGCCATGGGTGTCCTGGCGCTGCTGCCGGTGGCTGTCTATCCCTTCGCCAAACGGTTCACATGGTGGCCGCAGGTCTTTCTGGGCCTCGCCTTTAACTGGGGCGCGATGCTGGCTTGGACGGCGCATGCGGGCACGTTGCACGCGCCCGCCGTGGTGCTCTACCTCGCCGGGATCGCTTGGACGCTGTTCTATGACACAATCTACGCCCATCAGGATGCCGAGGATGACGCGCTGATCGGGGTCAAATCCACCGCCCGGCTCTTTGGAGAGAATTCTGGCAAATGGCTGCGGCGCTTCCTCATGGCGACTGTCGGTTTGATGGGGATCGCCGTGATCTATGCCGGCCTGCCAGAGGCTTCGGTGCTGGCGCTGGCGATTGCGCTTGGCGGGCCTTGGGCCATGGGATGGCATATGGCGTGGCAATTGCGCGGGCTGGACACCAAAGACAACGCCAAGCTCTTGCAGCTCTTTCGCGCCAACCGCGATACCGGCATGATCCCGCTGTTGTTTTTCGCAGCAAGTCTTCTGGCCTGA